The Helianthus annuus cultivar XRQ/B chromosome 16, HanXRQr2.0-SUNRISE, whole genome shotgun sequence genome includes a window with the following:
- the LOC110915041 gene encoding transcription factor TCP24 isoform X2, producing the protein MAYENNESNHENLDSNYEEDAPLYGQFPSPFFDDIPHNHHQHKKSNTTDEPPPSTPKTKRVRKKRSAGKTDRHSKIHTAQGLRDRRMRLSLHIARKFFGLQDMLGFDKASKTIEWLFCKSKEAIDEVTESVKSQNTTQSVAGIEFDATSNKGVKQPTESELLARELRDKARARARARTKERMKSKQVYEPNPNDDYDQPQSGFSTNPNDDYDQPQLGYSENPNNPYTEGSSSSHLEYSGTHHFFDPTHLNNVAPSSSAYFSGYGYNKSFENPPAGWLNSSNTFLGFLGGWDSEHFTENYGHYYPNLAPTTGDEYHGQHFSSVVIPPPYNLMHYQTPYQRD; encoded by the exons ATGGCATACGAAAACAACGAATCCAATCATGAAAATCTTGATTCAAACTATGAAGAAGATGCACCTTTGTACGGGCAGTTCCCGTCTCCTTTCTTTGATGACATACCGCATAACCACCACCAGCATAAGAAAAGCAACACCACAGACGAGCCACCGCCTTCAACTCCTAAAACTAAACGCGTAAGGAAGAAAAGAAGTGCTGGAAAGACGGACCGGCATAGCAAGATCCACACCGCGCAAGGCCTTAGAGACAGGAGAATGAGGCTATCTCTCCATATCGCTCGCAAGTTTTTTGGTCTTCAAGATATGTTAGGGTTTGATAAAGCAAGTAAAACCATTGAATGGCTTTTTTGCAAGTCTAAGGAAGCCATAGATGAAGTCACCGAAAGCGTTAAATCACAAAACACTACACAAAGCGTTGCAG GTATTGAGTTCGATGCTACTTCAAACAAAGGTGTTAAACAACCGACCGAAAGCGAGCTATTGGCAAGGGAACTCAGAGACAAGGCGAGAGCAAGAGCAAGAGCAAGAACAAAAGAGAGAATGAAATCAAAGCAAGTGTACGAACCAAACCCTAATGATGATTATGATCAACCACAATCAGGGTTTTCAACAAACCCTAATGATGATTATGATCAACCACAATTAGGGTATTCAGAAAACCCTAATAATCCCTACACTGAAGGGTCATCAAGTTCCCACCTTGAATATTCTGGTACGCATCACTTCTTTGACCCTACACATCTGAATAATGTTGCTCCAAGCTCATCAGCATATTTTTCCGGATATGGTTACAACAAAAGTTTCGAAAATCCTCCTGCTGGTTGGTTAAATTCAAGCAATACATTCTTGGGATTTCTTGGAGGTTGGGATTCTGAACATTTCACAGAAAACTATGGACATTATTATCCTAATCTTGCCCCAACCACAGGTGATGAATATCATGGACAACACTTTAGTTCGGTTGTTATTCCTCCCCCATATAATCTTATGCATTACCAAACTCCATACCAAAGAGATTAG
- the LOC110915041 gene encoding transcription factor TCP1 isoform X1 has product MAYENNESNHENLDSNYEEDAPLYGQFPSPFFDDIPHNHHQHKKSNTTDEPPPSTPKTKRVRKKRSAGKTDRHSKIHTAQGLRDRRMRLSLHIARKFFGLQDMLGFDKASKTIEWLFCKSKEAIDEVTESVKSQNTTQSVAGRENIESCDQCPDSDCEVDYNSGIEFDATSNKGVKQPTESELLARELRDKARARARARTKERMKSKQVYEPNPNDDYDQPQSGFSTNPNDDYDQPQLGYSENPNNPYTEGSSSSHLEYSGTHHFFDPTHLNNVAPSSSAYFSGYGYNKSFENPPAGWLNSSNTFLGFLGGWDSEHFTENYGHYYPNLAPTTGDEYHGQHFSSVVIPPPYNLMHYQTPYQRD; this is encoded by the coding sequence ATGGCATACGAAAACAACGAATCCAATCATGAAAATCTTGATTCAAACTATGAAGAAGATGCACCTTTGTACGGGCAGTTCCCGTCTCCTTTCTTTGATGACATACCGCATAACCACCACCAGCATAAGAAAAGCAACACCACAGACGAGCCACCGCCTTCAACTCCTAAAACTAAACGCGTAAGGAAGAAAAGAAGTGCTGGAAAGACGGACCGGCATAGCAAGATCCACACCGCGCAAGGCCTTAGAGACAGGAGAATGAGGCTATCTCTCCATATCGCTCGCAAGTTTTTTGGTCTTCAAGATATGTTAGGGTTTGATAAAGCAAGTAAAACCATTGAATGGCTTTTTTGCAAGTCTAAGGAAGCCATAGATGAAGTCACCGAAAGCGTTAAATCACAAAACACTACACAAAGCGTTGCAGGTAGAGAGAATATCGAGAGTTGTGATCAATGTCCTGATTCTGATTGTGAAGTTGATTACAATTCAGGTATTGAGTTCGATGCTACTTCAAACAAAGGTGTTAAACAACCGACCGAAAGCGAGCTATTGGCAAGGGAACTCAGAGACAAGGCGAGAGCAAGAGCAAGAGCAAGAACAAAAGAGAGAATGAAATCAAAGCAAGTGTACGAACCAAACCCTAATGATGATTATGATCAACCACAATCAGGGTTTTCAACAAACCCTAATGATGATTATGATCAACCACAATTAGGGTATTCAGAAAACCCTAATAATCCCTACACTGAAGGGTCATCAAGTTCCCACCTTGAATATTCTGGTACGCATCACTTCTTTGACCCTACACATCTGAATAATGTTGCTCCAAGCTCATCAGCATATTTTTCCGGATATGGTTACAACAAAAGTTTCGAAAATCCTCCTGCTGGTTGGTTAAATTCAAGCAATACATTCTTGGGATTTCTTGGAGGTTGGGATTCTGAACATTTCACAGAAAACTATGGACATTATTATCCTAATCTTGCCCCAACCACAGGTGATGAATATCATGGACAACACTTTAGTTCGGTTGTTATTCCTCCCCCATATAATCTTATGCATTACCAAACTCCATACCAAAGAGATTAG